From a single Terriglobales bacterium genomic region:
- a CDS encoding ABC transporter ATP-binding protein, with protein sequence MNPPPVAPSPETTGFVRPVSVALESVSKVFRHRPALLNWIGRERGGETRALQEVSLSAAPGEVLVLVGPNGSGKTTLLKLVSTMLLPDGGRVEVAGADTVREAARARGAVGFAVAAERSFYPRLTARENLAFFAALDDVLREQRRERVEWALEKAGLTEAGDTLVMKFSSGMYQRLGIARALLKKPAVLLLDEPTRSLDPAAASRFWTLVRETADAGAAILLTTHRFDEAMAVGDAVAVLARGVLAGQHRLGAGVSLEELRAFYFRETEGESPAGAGKE encoded by the coding sequence GTGAACCCGCCTCCGGTCGCACCTTCCCCCGAGACCACCGGCTTCGTCCGCCCGGTGAGCGTGGCGCTGGAGTCGGTGAGCAAGGTCTTCCGCCACCGGCCGGCGCTGCTGAACTGGATCGGGCGGGAGCGCGGCGGCGAGACCCGCGCCCTCCAGGAGGTGAGCCTGAGCGCCGCCCCGGGCGAGGTGCTGGTGCTGGTGGGCCCCAACGGCAGCGGCAAGACTACGCTACTCAAGCTGGTCTCCACCATGCTGCTTCCCGACGGCGGGCGGGTGGAGGTGGCGGGCGCGGACACGGTGCGCGAGGCCGCGCGCGCGCGCGGCGCGGTGGGATTCGCCGTGGCCGCCGAACGCTCCTTCTATCCTCGCCTCACGGCGCGGGAGAACCTGGCCTTCTTCGCCGCCCTGGATGATGTTCTCCGGGAACAGCGGCGCGAGCGGGTGGAGTGGGCGCTGGAGAAGGCGGGACTCACCGAGGCCGGCGACACCCTGGTCATGAAATTCTCCAGCGGCATGTACCAGCGGCTGGGCATCGCGCGCGCCCTGCTGAAGAAACCCGCCGTGCTGCTGCTGGACGAGCCCACGCGCAGCCTGGACCCGGCCGCGGCCTCGCGCTTCTGGACGCTGGTGCGCGAGACCGCCGACGCGGGCGCCGCCATCCTGCTCACCACCCATCGCTTCGACGAGGCCATGGCGGTGGGCGACGCGGTGGCCGTGCTGGCGCGCGGCGTGCTGGCGGGACAGCACCGCCTGGGAGCGGGCGTCTCGCTGGAGGAACTGCGCGCCTTCTACTTCCGGGAGACGGAAGGCGAGAGCCCGGCCGGCGCGGGAAAGGAATAG
- a CDS encoding ABC transporter permease, translating into MAVLLDKLLAIWRRDLLIALRYRAGFWMPVLALLAEMVAFYYLARAIGPGFRPEGMDYFSFLLIGTGFYGFFVVGISAFVSAVHDAQISGTMEVLMTTSTPAPVIIFLTAASVFLERTLYLVLYLGLGLWLFRVPLNLNLWGCVAVFLVSLVVAVAMGIAAAALQVRLQKGSAVVWLFSSLAWLLTGMTFPVSVLPPWLQKLAALIPVTHSLDGLRMAMVKGASWSALAAPLAALLAFAVLLLPLSLWLFGRALRRARIEGTLSFY; encoded by the coding sequence TTGGCCGTCCTGCTCGACAAATTGCTGGCCATCTGGCGGCGCGACCTGCTGATCGCGCTGCGCTATCGCGCCGGCTTCTGGATGCCGGTGCTGGCGCTGCTGGCGGAGATGGTGGCGTTCTACTACCTGGCGCGCGCCATCGGCCCGGGCTTCCGCCCCGAGGGCATGGACTACTTTTCCTTTCTGCTGATCGGCACCGGCTTCTACGGCTTCTTCGTGGTGGGCATCAGCGCCTTCGTGAGCGCGGTGCACGACGCCCAGATCAGCGGCACCATGGAGGTGCTGATGACCACCTCCACGCCCGCACCGGTGATCATCTTCCTGACCGCGGCCTCGGTCTTCCTGGAGCGCACCTTGTACCTGGTGCTCTATCTCGGCCTGGGCCTCTGGCTCTTCCGCGTGCCCTTGAATCTGAACCTGTGGGGATGCGTGGCGGTGTTCCTGGTCTCGCTGGTGGTGGCGGTGGCCATGGGGATCGCGGCCGCCGCCCTGCAGGTGCGGCTGCAGAAAGGCAGCGCCGTGGTGTGGCTGTTCTCGTCGCTGGCCTGGCTGCTGACCGGGATGACCTTCCCGGTGAGCGTGCTGCCGCCCTGGCTGCAGAAGCTGGCGGCGCTCATCCCCGTGACCCACTCCCTCGACGGGCTGCGCATGGCCATGGTCAAGGGAGCCTCGTGGAGCGCCCTGGCGGCGCCTCTGGCGGCCTTGCTGGCCTTCGCGGTGCTGCTCCTGCCGCTCAGCCTGTGGCTGTTCGGGCGCGCCCTGCGCCGTGCCCGCATCGAGGGCACGCTGTCGTTCTACTGA